The Mus caroli chromosome 15, CAROLI_EIJ_v1.1, whole genome shotgun sequence DNA segment CAGTGTTTGGAAGGGAGCCTTCTGCCCAAGGAAACTGTAAGATCCATTAGAACCACTCAGGGCCAGGAGACCCTCCTTCTGGGACACCTCTCTGATGGTTCCTGCCTTCCCGTGAGTTGGTTCCTCCTGGCCTGTGGGAGGTGCATTTGGTTTCAGAGAATTTCACTCTGAGCCAGAGTGATGGCCCCGTAGGTAAGAGCATCTGCTCTCCATGTGACGGCCTATCTCACGTGACGTAAAGAGGGCAAACCCCCACAAGTCCTCTGAGCACACATACGCACCCTGtcgtgtatatgcatacacacaaaatggttggttgttttttataAACTGAAGGTTTCTTTGGGGGTCCACCGAGGAGACCACTGACCTGCCTGGCAGGAGCCTGTGGCTTACACATGGGGGGACTGTGTGGAAGCTGCTATGACAAGTAGCTCTGCCGTGGGGTTGGCAGGCTCTGGCCCTTTAGGCCCTCCTCCAGCCCTCCTTGCTTCTCTCACCTTTGCACTCTGGAGTGCTACTTCCTAGGTAAATCAAAGGCTGCCCCCTTCTGGCCAGGAAGACTTGTCTGTGTGCCTCTCGTCTCTGAGCTCTTGTCTAGTACAAAATTTCCCTCCCTGCGTCATTGCTGGGCTTTGGActtagcagttttttttttttttttttttttttttttttttttttggtttttcgagacagggtttctctgtgtagccctggctgtcctggcactcactttgtagaccaggctggcctcgaactcagaaatccgcctgcctctgcctcccgagtgctgggattaaaggcgtgcgccaccatgcccagctggacTTAGCAGTTTTTAACAGGACTTTAGCAGTCACTTAAAATGCAAGTGGATGTATATTTATTTGGAGGGATGTACACAGGAAGTTAAACTATTTTCACTAATGTtgtgtacatttttcttttttattgttgttgttgttgtttgttgttctttttcaagacagggtttctctgtatagctctggctgtcctggaactcactttgtaaaccaggctggcctcaaacccaccacgcccggctttttctttactttttttttttaatttatttttattttatgtgagtacactgcagctgtcttcagacatataccagaagagggcatcagatcccattactgatggttgtgagccaccatgtggttgctgggaattgaactcaggacgtctggaagagcagtcagtgctcttaactgctgagccatctctccagctgtggtgtgtgtgtgtgtgtgtatacatatgtatacattttttcaAAATGTGAGGTATCATGACATGACTACAGTAATCCTTACCCTCTGAGGCGGGATTGGgggaccatgagtttgaggccagcgtagGTTACATAGTGAATCTCTAAACAAAATGGGGAGCAGAAGTGTGGGCaaggtggtgtgtgcatgtggtccTAGCTGTTTGGAAGGCCTTGAGATAACAGCTTTGTCGTTTGAGGCAAGTCTGGGCAACATAGGGAAACactgtcaaaacaaaaacccaaggtaTGATGATTCatatctgtaatcctggcacaCAGCCTGATTAGGAGTACTTTGAGCCAGGTCCGAGTATGTGACACACAAAACGATTATAAAGGTGTAATTGAGTTGTGACAGGAATAGGTGTAAAGTCCTAAATGTGTCATTTGGGGGCTGACAGTTGTTCTTGTCCTCTGGCATTCCATTTTAGCTTTCCTAGTCATGGAGTCCAACTTGAGCAGATCACCCTGAATGAAACTGCTAGGCCTACGCAGTCGGCGTTGCCATGGTGCAGTTCTGTAATGGCTAGAGGGATGGAAACAATCCCTCCCCAGAGAGACTGTTCTttgactgtcttagggtttctatttctgcacaaacatcatgaccaagaagcaaattggggaggaaagggtttattcagcttacacttccatactgttgttcatcaccaaggaagtcaggactggaactcaagcaggtcaggaagcaggagctgatgcagaggccatggagggatgttacttactggcttgcNNNNNNNNNNNNNNNNNNNNNNNNNNNNNNNNNNNNNNNNNNNNNNNNNNNNNNNNNNNNNNNNNNNNNNNNNNNNNNNNNNNNNNNNNNNNNNNNNNNNNNNNNNNNNNNNNNNNNNNNNNNNNNNNNNNNNNNNNNNNNNNNNNNNNNNNNNNNNNNNNNNNNNNNNNNNNNNNNNNNNNNNNNNNNNNNNNNNNNNNNNNNNNNNNNNNNNNNNNNNNNNNNNNNNNNNNNNNNNNNNNNNNNNNNNNNNNNNNNNNNNNNNNNNNNNNNNNNNNNNNNNNNNNNNNNNNNNNNNNNNNNNNNNNNNNNNNNNNNNNNNNNNNNNNNNNNNNNNNNNNNNNNNNNNNNNNNNNNNNNNNNNNNNNNNNNNNNNNNNNNNNNNNNNNNNNNNNNNNNNNNNNNNNNNNGAGGCAGAGTTTCTGTATAgcctgtggctgtcctggaactcactctgtataacAGCCTGGCCTGAAAgacctcagagatctacctgcctctgcctcccaaatactgggattaaaggcatgcgcccccaCAGCCCCACTAGAGCAGGGTATATTTTTGAAGCAGGAAGGATGGGTTGCTTGTCTTGCCATGGCCTGTAATGAAGGGTCAAGGCACTGAGAGTCCAGGGTGGACAACTGGGGAGGCCTGGAGCTAAATGGGAAGCTCTGTTACCCCAGGAGCCACCCCATGCTCACATCGAGTATCCAGCCAAGACACCACTTCTGATGCCAACCCATGTAATTCCACTTCTTGAATATGGCAGGGTAATTTGTCCACTCCTTGTCTTGCATGTCCCCTCTATCCAGTGCCCCTCACAGCTCCCCAGACCTTAGGAGAGCCTTTCAGTGGAGTTAACACTTGATCTCCTAAGAGTCCATATTACTGTGTGGCTATTTCCTCTTGGCTTGATGCAGTCAGTGGCCTCTTGAAACAGATTTGAGTGGCTGTGGTGACCTATAGAAGCCCTTGGCCAGCCAGTGGGTGCGGGTAGTgcctctgactctcttgcctacCTGTaggacccctttcctcctagTGGGTTGCCTTATTCAGGCTTAATGTGATGCCATGTGCCTGGGCTAAGGCTAACTTGTTATGCAATGTTTGGATGTCCTTGGaagctcttttctgaggggaacCAGAGGAGAGGGGTAGGcctgagagaaaagggaaattgtCGGGATAGCttgagggaaggggaaagaggagaaactgCAGTCGGGATGTAATGTGTcacacaagaagaaagaagaaaagatcttGGCCAACAAACATGGCGATGAAGTGACCAGAAATATATATACAGCAGAAACCTAGGGCTACAGTAATGGGGCGATTTACATTCCCTTTTGGGGTGCAGAGGGCCCCGGTACCCTTAGGGGACTCTCCTTTGACATTATAGTCATCATGCCCTCTTACCCATCTGCACACTATGTTAGATTACATGAGAAAAGCGTTGGCAGGCTGGAGCGCCGTGGCAGCTCTGTAAGTAACCCCAGGCCCGCTCGCTTCCTCACCAAGCTTGACTGGCTCGGATGTGAGTGAAGGGACgcaggtggcaggtggcaggaCTCTAAACCCAGAGAGCTTGCCCAGGCCCACGTCCACTTGTATATTCTCAGAGGGATGGGCTTGTTTCATCTGGCCTTGGGGCTTgagctattttattttctgtgttagaGAGCCAGTTTTCTGTTAGAGCCAAACAACAGTGAAAATGGTGGCTTTTCTCCCACTGCTGGGCTCCTTCCTGAGTGGTTGAAGGTGCTTGGTCTCTGTCGGGCTCTTTCTCTGTTTGGAGTGAACAGTCATGTATTGTACACACCCCACAGGGAGATGTGAAACAATGTTCCTTGTCACATGTCTCTCCTGCTTCGTCCCCACCTGCCATGGTGGGAACTCTCACTGATTCCAGGCCAGGCTGCCTCCTTATGGGCTTCAGCCATCACAGAGATTTGTCGTGGCACACTGAGTGTGAAGCTCTTCACGGGTACTCAAACTGCTCGCTTGTCTCCTGAGCCGGCAGTCAGCTCTCACCTGCCTTGGAAGAAGCTTGTCatcaccccccaccaccaccacccaaatcCCTGTACCCCTCAGCGCTCACTGCCCACCCTCTATTCCTCTTCCAGCCATGGTCAGAATTAGTCGGCTTTTCTGCTTTTGTGTACTCGCCCGGTTAGGTGAATGGAATCATATAcatgtggtcttttttttttttttttttttggctttttcgagacagggtttctctgtatagccctgacctcactttgtagaccaagctggcctcgaactcagaaatctgcctgcctctgcctctcaagtgctgggattaaaggcgtgtgccacccctcccagttttttgtttgtttgtttgtggtctTTTGTGTCTGATTTCTACTTCATGTGGTGAGCTCGGTTCACGAATGCTGGTGTTTCTTCCATGCTTCACATCTCACACTAGAATGAAAAAGTCCACCTATATGGGTGTGCCATGCTATGTCTATCCACTCACCAGCTGGTAGACAAAGACGGGTTGTTTCTGTCTTGAGCTACTGAGAATAGTTTtgataggggctggagaaatggttcagtggttaagaacgctgTCTGCTAagttcagaggtcctgagttcaattcccagcaaccacatggtggctcacaaccctctgtaatgggataggtaaaagaaaattattcccaagaacctACATCCAATTGTATCTAAGCAACTGGTTAATAGATTAACAAAGTATAAGCAagcaagatatttttttttctcagtcagtTTCTCTTACTGGTAGGCTGCAATTTGCTGTTACAAAGAAAgggtcatttattttattatttatcttaaaagcaatcttattaaaatctcaaaagaatcacaaatctaaatttatatatatatatatatatatatatatatatatatatatatatataaaatagtcaTTCCTATTTTAAATCATCAGGGTGCACACCTACTCattaacaatttttttaattacatcataCCAGGAAGCTAAGGGCAAAAATGGGTATGAGACATTAGTCACCACCTTGCTCACCAGCCCAGACCTAGCAAGAAAGGCAGGCCAGCTATTTCAGCTACTACTAGATAGGCtaccattgttcttgttccttgACTTCAAAAAATCCCTGGCTCAACTCTTTAGactgtgcctttctgaacttttTGAAATTGTTCCCCAAGATTTTCTACATCAAAGccactaccaaaaaaaaaaaaaaaaaagactcaagtgttgggattaaaggagtatgccaccatATTGatctttatttgattttatatgcatggtgtgtgtgcatgtggggtgtgtgtgtgtgtgtgtgtgtgtgtgtgtgtgtgtttgcatgatcCCATGGCatatatgtggagatcagagaacaatctACAGAAATGAGTTCTCAGCTTCTATTATGTAGATTCCAGGAAGTGAACGcaggtcctcaggtttggtggcaagcaccagTACCTGATGGAGCATCTCACTGGCCTTTTTGTTgttatctgttttgttgttgtccaaCTGTAATCTGTTGCTGTTTTTACCATGTTGTCTTGGCTGACCTGCTAttctttatgtagctcaggctggccttgagttcttgTCAGTATtcctacctcagtttccctaaTGCTGGGTTTATATGGAGAAGCCACCAGGCCAGCTTTAttcgtttttggtttttggggaactttaaaagttagtttttctctttaatgTGGGGGAGCATATGTGTGTTGGATATGGAACCCAAAGTTTTGTGCACACTGGGCAAACACCCAACCAAATTACATCCTTTAAATTAAGTATCCTTCAGTACTTGAAGCATTTTGAGAACAGAGGATTTGAGTCTAAGGCAGGGCTTCCTCGGAGATAGTTTCTAATAATTTAttcttcatttccagtttttAAGTCAGGCTTTCTTGAAGACTGATATATCAGATAAATTGCTTCATGTGGTTAAACTCATCATTAGAGTCACCCTAAAAGTAATGGCAAAGGAGGAATTCCTGCATTGCAGAACTTCAAACGACCATGTTCGTGTCCATGTAGATTTTAAAAAAGGGTAGCACCAAGTGCCACCGTGATCAGTCCCTTACATCCAGAGGGAGCTGCAGCTTATCTTTGTAATGGACGGGTACCCCCACTTCGATATGCTCTCATTAAGAAAATTGAATTATGGACTTTATATGAGGGTTTAAAAGAAAGTTAATCAGGGGAAGTTTCTATGCTGGGTCGCCTGTGGAGCAGGGTAGAGCTGCTGTTAACCCCACACTGGCCATGGATGTGCAAGCTCTCGGAAGACTGTCCAGTGGCTCAACTGGAGGGCGGGATTCGCGGGGCCGAGGTGAAGGAACTGGGGATATAGTAGAgaagccagaaaaacaaacaaacaaacaaacaaacaaagcaggtgTTGTTATTGTAATTAGAGTTGCGGTCAGGCTCAACCCAGACTAGAGGAGCTGGGCAAGGGACAGTCCTGTTCCACTGATGGACAGCTCCCTACCCAGCTCCGCCTAGGCCCGCCCACTGTGTTGCTCTCGCGTGGTCTGAGCTCTCGTCGGCCCGCAGGGGCCGACGGGAAGGGCGGCCGCACTAAAGGGGGCCGAcatggcggcggcggcggcttcGCTTCGCCGGACGGTGCTGGGCCCGCGGGGCGTGGGGCTTCCAGGTGCAAGTGCTCCGGGCCTGCTGGGCGGCGCGCGGTCCCGGCAGCTTCCATTGCGGACACCGCAGGTGAGTCCTGGCGCGGGCCCCGTCCATCGCGCGCCCCTCAGCCCTGAAGGTCACGGCGGGGAGGCTCCGGGCGCGCGCCGGCATCAGTCTCCTGCGTTCCTCCTACGACTGGACGGGGTCCCCGCCGCCGGGCCGGCACACCCAGAAAGCCGGTCTGGGTGCCCACGCCTTGGAGTGGCAGGGCATTGTTGCTCTGAGCCCAGGGTCCGACTGTGATGGGGTTGGGACGGGAGATTGCAGCGAAGGGCTCGCCCGGAGCGACTGCCGAACCCGACCTGGCGGATACCCTGCAGTGACCCCAGCTTGACCTCAGCGGCCTGCAGGTGAACTTGGTCCACTGCAGTGCTCTGGGTCACTTAGGCTTGTCTCCTGGGTTAAGTTCCACGAACATTCTTCATTTGCCCTCCAGAGCCGAGCCGTGGCCGAGGGGTCGGCTGCAGTAAGGAATCCAGCAGGCAGTGGGCACGGTGTGTGCCTTGGGCGCTCTGCGTGCGGTGGTAGCCAGTGCGGGGTGGAGGTGGAGCGGAAGACATGGGCGTTCATTCAGATCCCCAGGTGGGCTGCTGGGGTCTTGGCAGGTGCTGAGCGGGGCTCTTGCAGGCAGTGTCCTTGTCCTCGAAGTCTGGCCCTTCTCGAGGCCGAAAGGTGATGCTGTCAGCGTTGGGCATGCTGGCCGCGGGGGGTGCAGGGCTAGCTGTGGCCCTTCATTCTGCCGTGAGTGCCAGTGACCTGGAGCTGCACCCCCCCAGCTACCCATGGTCTCACCGTGGCCTCCTTTCCTCCTTGGACCACACCAGGTGGGTGTGTTGCGGCGGGGCTGGGGGTGGAAGTTCCCGGGTGAATTCGAATCTTCAGTTCCTCtaatcctttctctctttagcATTCGGAGGGGTTTCCAGGTATACAAGCAGGTGTGCTCTTCCTGCCACAGCATGGATTATGTGGCGTACCGCCACCTGGTGGGAGTGTGCTACACGGAGGAAGAAGCCAAGGCGCTGGCTGAGGAGGTgcggagggtggggggtgggcacgAGAGAAGGTGGAGATACAGGGATTGTGGTTTCAACTGTGAGGGACTAAAAGGTTGTAATGGGGTTCTTGGTGTTAGGTGGAGGTCCAGGATGGCCCTAATGATGATGGGGAGATGTTCATGCGGCCAGGGAAGTTGTCTGACTATTTCCCAAAACCATACCCCAACCCTGAGGCTGCAAGAGCTGCTAACAATGGAGCTTTACCCCCTGACCTCAGCTACATCGTTCGAGCTAGGTACTTGGGCTGCCCAGAGTATGGGGCTAGAAAGGGAGGGAAGCCAGCTTCTGTTAGAGACTAAGCCCTGGGTCTGGTTCTAGGCATGGTGGTGAGGACTACGTATTTTCCCTGCTCACTGGCTACTGTGAGCCCCCCACTGGGGTATCATTGCGAGAAGGCCTCTATTTCAACCCTTACTTTCCTGGCCAGGCCATTGGCATGGCTCCTCCCATCTACACAGAAGTCTTGGAgtatgatgatggtgagtgtaATTTGCCATGGGTCCTCTCCTGCTCCTAGCATGCTTCCCTGATATTTCTGGGTCTGGAGGTCCATCTCCCTTCTCATCTGGAGGGCTTATTGACTGCATATTTAAAGAGGCTTTGGGGACAGCTTTCTTAGTCCTGTAAGGTTCCTATCCCTGTGAAGTCATGGATATGGCTAATCCCTGCCTCTGTACACTGAGGGTTACCCTGGATTGGCCCAAGCCCCCAAAGGTAGCCTCGCTATTTGTTCTTGTCCCAGGCACCCCAGCTACCATGTCACAAGTAGCTAAGGATGTCGCCACTTTCCTTCGCTGGGCATCAGAGCCAGAGCATGACCATCGAAAACGCATGGGGCTCAAGGTAAACGGTTGGGCAAGGGTCACAGTGGGCAGTTGGGGGGTCTTTCCTGTGTCTTTTCTGAGCTCTCTTTGTTCCCAGATGTTGTTGATGATGGGCCTGCTGCTGCCCCTGACCTATGCCATGAAGCGGCATAAGTGGTCAGTCCTGAAGAGTCGAAAGCTGGCTTATCGGCCACCCAAGTGACCCTGTTGAGTATCTGCTTGTCATCTTGCCAGAACAAGCTCTCAGCAGCCCAGGAACAGTCAGTCCATGGCCTTTTCAGGCCTGGCCCTTTTCATCAGATACAAGGGCCAGGAGACCAGACTCTTGCTTCTGATCTTCCTTCAGCCCTCAGTGTGGGAATAAATTAAGTTtctcaaaatacacattttagCTGGTCAATGactaaaacattttttcaatGGAACCCCGGAACCCATATTTCTCCACAATATTGTTTCCTGTGCCGCCCAGTATCTGGGAGTTATTGACATGCGCCAGAATGCAAAACCTGGCAGCACTGTTTgcatgggagagatggctcagtggttaagagcactggctgcttttccagaggaccctgggttcagttcccagcacttaacatggtagctcaaaaccatctgtctCCAGTCTCGAGGGctctaacaccctcttttggccttcaaAGGCACTGCATGAATGTAATACAAAGGTGTccatgtaggcaaagcacccatgtattttgtttttgtttttttaatctcaaaaggCAGCACCATTCAGCAGAGTGGGTATGCCTTGGGAGAGGTAGAAAGGGGCTGTAAAGAGTGAACAACTGCATCCATACTGAGGCAGTAGAAAACCTTTATCAAGTAGAAGACCTGGAAAAGCAGCACCAATGGGCAGGATGGGAAGTTCTCAGACGGTCAAGCAATTGGGAGTAGACAGAGGGTACCTGCATGTCTTTAGTTTTGGCTGGACAGATAAGAGGGTTGTGTTGGAGATGTATCTGTCAGGGAACAATACCTAGTAGTCTACAGTGCAGCTACATAGTACATGTAGGACAAATTGACAGTCACTAGATCCATGAAGCATCTCGGTGCCTAGGGCAGTGTGATAGCTAGTCAGGAGGATCACAAAGGCAGGAGACTCAAGACTCCCAGTGCTCAAACACCCTAAGTGGGGAAGGAAAAATACTCAATCCTACTGTTGGGATACTGGCTGAAGCAGCTAAAAATAATGGTGATTGCAATATAGGAGGGTTTGAGAAGGGCAACAATGGAGCCAGGGATAGTGGCAGGAACTCCTAGCAGGAGGCTAGAGGCCTGTAAAGTGGTCCCAGTATTATGTTCTATGACCACTGGGACTTGATTCTAAGTGCACTCTTCAGGAGTCTCCTGGTTGTGGTTTGGGGAATCCCACCAGCTACTGACAGAAACAAGGCAGAACCTTGTTTCCTTGCTCTCAGGGAGCTGGGCTAGTACAACTCCACATCCAAGAATAGAACACAGGCTGGCTCTTATGAAGCTTTAATTACTTGTGGCCCCTGTTGTTTAACACTGGCATCTCTGTCCCCAACAAGCAGCAGTCCCCTGCAAAGTTCAAGTGGTGGTTGGGCCTGTGACAGGAGGGCCATATTCTCTGTAACCTGAGGAAAAAGATCGGTTACTCCTGTTTATTCTACACTGTTTCCTCTCATCCCCACCCAGACTCTTGTACCTTTGGTGGCTTCTAGGTGGAAGCTGCAGCAAGGGGATCCCAAGCACAGGGCCTTTGGGTGCTACACATCTCACAGCCAGGGCGGTTTGAGGCATTGATGAAAGTGCAGGAAGGGCAAGACCAGCCAGGCTAGGAGGATGGGAAGACTGTTGATGCTTCTAGTTCTTCCAATGCCCACAGCTGCCCATATCTGGCCCACACCCAGACTGGTTATTTGCCCACCTGAGAGGGACTTGGGAGACTGGAACTGGACGGCTGGAGGTCATGAGGCAGCCCCAGTGACTGAGGAAGCAAGCCTAATTTCCTGTCCATCTTGGAGTTTTGAAGGCTTTGTCCTATAATAGAGAAGGCTCAGGGCCATCTCAAGACTACACCCCACCTTTCTTACCCAATTAAGTACTAACCTGAAACTTCTCTGGGGGCCGAGAGCAAGTAAAGAAAAGCAGGGTCTCCATCTTGAGAGACCCCATAGGAAGCAAGGCTTCGTTCAGGCATACACAGGCACCGCCCAATGACCCAGCGCTGCACAGCTGGTGGGAAACCGAACTCTGAGAACACCTAAGGTCAGAACATGAGGGCTAGGCAGCGTCACTCACCAGAATCCCTGCTGCACGTTTCCCGACGCCCATGCTCACCTGTTCCTGGAGGGCTGCGATGGAGCAATGTGGGTGGATCTTCAGTGAGACATGGGCAGACGATGAAGAGGACAAAACCGATGTGGCATCTTCAACTGTGACTTGTAGCCTAGGTCAGAATATAGATCAGGGTGTTGGACAGTTAACTTGGGAGGGTCAGGAAGGCAGAGTAAGCAAGACCAGGTCTTACCTTATGGGACCTGGTGGGAACCAGGCCTCCATGAGCTGGACATTGAGAGCCACATGATGCTGTGCCAGGACTGCTGCCACTTGGGCTGCTGCTTTCTCATCCCCACCTGCAATGGCCTGGGACAGGCGTGTAGCCAGCTCTTCTACAGGGAGAAAAGACAGCTATCACAACTAGACACTAGCCACAAACCCCCAACTTCTTCCAATTTGTCTTTACCTTTTTTGAAGTTTCCAGAACTTTGAGGAAGATCCACCTCAGGTTGGGTTGCTTTAGGTATTTGAGCCATAGACGAACATGGTGGAGAAATG contains these protein-coding regions:
- the Sharpin gene encoding sharpin encodes the protein MSPPAGGAAVAADPASPVVLLAVHAAVRPLGAGQDAEAQPRKLQLKADPDRPGRFRLGLLGTEPGAVSLEWPLEAICYTVRGPNQHELQPPPGGPGTLSVHFLDPEEAQQWAALVRDATAEGQNGSGSPAPAMCPISPPCSSMAQIPKATQPEVDLPQSSGNFKKEELATRLSQAIAGGDEKAAAQVAAVLAQHHVALNVQLMEAWFPPGPIRLQVTVEDATSVLSSSSSAHVSLKIHPHCSIAALQEQVFSEFGFPPAVQRWVIGRCLCMPERSLASYGVSQDGDPAFLYLLSAPREVSGQSLQNSKMDRKLGLLPQSLGLPHDLQPSSSSLPSPSQPGWSCPSCTFINASNRPGCEMCSTQRPCAWDPLAAAST
- the LOC110310287 gene encoding cytochrome c1, heme protein, mitochondrial, translated to MAAAAASLRRTVLGPRGVGLPGASAPGLLGGARSRQLPLRTPQAVSLSSKSGPSRGRKVMLSALGMLAAGGAGLAVALHSAVSASDLELHPPSYPWSHRGLLSSLDHTSIRRGFQVYKQVCSSCHSMDYVAYRHLVGVCYTEEEAKALAEEVEVQDGPNDDGEMFMRPGKLSDYFPKPYPNPEAARAANNGALPPDLSYIVRARHGGEDYVFSLLTGYCEPPTGVSLREGLYFNPYFPGQAIGMAPPIYTEVLEYDDGTPATMSQVAKDVATFLRWASEPEHDHRKRMGLKMLLMMGLLLPLTYAMKRHKWSVLKSRKLAYRPPK